The nucleotide window CATTATCAGTATCCCTAATGTGAATGCCATGGCTGCGGAAAAAAACGCCAAGGATTGCGGCAGAAAGCCTGCTGCAATTGAAACAAGCAACATCCCAAGGCCGTAGACAAAATACATGCCGGCAAAAACTATGTAATCCTTCCTCGGCCTTTCGTCCAACAATGCCCCAAACGAGTACTTAAGTCCTTGTGCAATCTCCATCAAAACCAACACAATAAGGCTTTGGGCGTGGTCCCACTGGCGCCAACTGCAATCAAAGCCCCTCCCATTAGCCCCTAACTTATCCCTGGGCTATCCTTTCTATTATCTTTTCAGCCTTTTTAATTGCTGCCTTTTTGTCCTGCTGGTGCTTCCTGAACCACTCAAGGGCATAGGGTATCCATTTTTTCTTGTACTCGCCTGTGAGCATCCTGCCGCTGTCCATGTCCTGCCTCATCTCCTCAAGCAGCCTGTCGTCAGGCAAAAAATGGAATTTCATATATTCAAACAAAACGTCCTTGCTTGAGTCGCCGCCAAACTGCCGCTGCTCGGCTGCAGTGTCCCGCCCGCCGCTAAACGCGCTTTGCAGTTTTTTCTCTATTGCCCCGATGTCCTCGTCAAGGCATATCGTGCTTTTTGCGTTGCGCTTGGACATTTTTTGCGAGCCGTCAAGGCTTTTTATGGTCCTGTGGTATGTTGCACTTGGGGCAACCAGGCCCAGCTTTGAGGCTATGTCGCGGCTGAAACGTATGTGCGGGTCCTGGTCAAGGCCCACAGGCACAAGGACCGGCTTTGGGCCGCCAAAATCCTCGTGCTGGGGAAGAAGTATGTCGCCAACCTGGGTCAGGGCAG belongs to Candidatus Parvarchaeota archaeon and includes:
- the trpS gene encoding tryptophan--tRNA ligase gives rise to the protein MELDPWSSSIVSEEKLFDEFGLKNIDAGLAKKIGGTLVGRGLVFAHRDLNLFEQAAERKNKIAVLSGIKPSGSFHLGSKLTADELVYFQKRFDAKVFYCIADLEAYADNGTSLEKSRENAVSNLADMIALGLDEKNAHIYLQSREIRVTNFAYMAASRATHATLKAIYGEKNFGLYFAALTQVGDILLPQHEDFGGPKPVLVPVGLDQDPHIRFSRDIASKLGLVAPSATYHRTIKSLDGSQKMSKRNAKSTICLDEDIGAIEKKLQSAFSGGRDTAAEQRQFGGDSSKDVLFEYMKFHFLPDDRLLEEMRQDMDSGRMLTGEYKKKWIPYALEWFRKHQQDKKAAIKKAEKIIERIAQG